A single region of the Lycium barbarum isolate Lr01 chromosome 2, ASM1917538v2, whole genome shotgun sequence genome encodes:
- the LOC132629271 gene encoding protein NDR1-like: MSDYDFSPSRNPCACHCVKFIVSLGVLALILWLSLRTKKPKCSIGDVYVRGLDKSINSNNNATMRNNNLSFQLNLKNEMKDKGVRYDDITLNFYYGTNTSYPIGNHTFDGFKQGKDKEAFKSGMIETHNMPWDDAIKAIFRVDVSSRIKYKITFWYTKKHHYFVENKVEVDDTGKSSAQQLHCCFGVFGLTLFVLSFLL; this comes from the coding sequence ATGTCAGATTACGATTTCTCTCCCTCTAGAAACCCGTGCGCTTGTCATTGCGTCAAATTCATAGTGAGTTTAGGGGTCCTAGCTCTGATCCTCTGGCTAAGTCTTCGTACCAAGAAGCCCAAATGTTCCATCGGAGATGTTTATGTGCGAGGCCTCGACAAATCAATCAACTCCAACAACAATGCGACGATGCGGAACAATAATTTGTCGTTTCAGCTCAATCTGAAGAATGAAATGAAGGACAAAGGTGTCCGTTACGACGACATTACCCTCAATTTCTACTATGGTACAAACACTAGTTACCCTATTGGTAATCATACATTTGATGGATTTAAACAAGGCAAAGATAAAGAAGCTTTTAAAAGTGGCATGATTGAGACTCATAATATGCCATGGGATGATGCAATTAAGGCAATTTTTAGAGTTGATGTGAGTAGTAGAATTAAGTACAAAATTACATTTTGGTATACTAAGAAACATCATTATTTTGTGGAGAATAAGGTTGAAGTTGATGATACTGGTAAATCTAGTGCACAACAACTTCA